From Quercus lobata isolate SW786 chromosome 1, ValleyOak3.0 Primary Assembly, whole genome shotgun sequence, one genomic window encodes:
- the LOC115974491 gene encoding histone chaperone ASF1B-like: MSAVNITNVAVLDNPAAFLNPFQFEISYECLTPLKDDLEWKLIYVGSAEDETYDQLLESVLVGPVNIGNYRFVLQADPPDPSKIRDEDIIGVTVLLLTCSYLGQEFIRVGYYVNNDYDDEQLREEPPPKVLIDRVQRNILADKPRVTKFPINFHPENNEHGEEAPPLAENAIETNVNGEEPLPSPEGPAIEQ, translated from the exons ATGAGCGCCGTGAACATCACAAACGTCGCCGTTTTGGACAACCCGGCCGCGTTTCTCAACCCCTTCCAGTTCGAGATCTCCTACGAGTGCTTGACCCCTCTCAAAGACG ATTTGGAATGGAAACTCATTTATGTGGGATCTGCTGAGGATGAGACATATGATCAACTTCTTGAAAGTGTGCTTGTTGGGCCTGTCAACATTGGCAACTACCGATTTGTCCTTCAG GCAGATCCTCCAGACCCATCAAAAATCCGTGATGAAGATATCATTGGTGTCACAGTACTGCTATTGACATGTTCTTATCTTGGACAAGAGTTTATTCGAGTTGGATACTATGTGAACAATGATTATGATGATGAACAGCTAAGAGAGGAGCCTCCACCAAAGGTTTTGATTgatagggttcaaagaaatatTTTGGCCGACAAGCCCAGGGTCACAAAGTTCCCAATCAATTTTCATCCTGAGAACAATGAGCATGGTGAAGAAGCCCCTCCTTTAGCTGAGAATGCCATTGAGACCAATGTGAATGGAGAAGAACCACTCCCTTCACCTGAAGGACCAGCCATTGAGCAGTAG
- the LOC115974483 gene encoding protein DETOXIFICATION 16-like, with protein sequence MEVEGEERSENHGWRPKYSKEAKKQLRLGGPLIAVSLLQYSLQIVSVMFTGHLGELPLSGASLGSSFASVTGLYVLLGLGSALETLCGQAYGAKQYRMLGVHTQRAILTLLALSIPLAIIWYNTSTILILLHQNHEIATEAGVFNRWMIPSLFAYGILQCLNRFLQTQNNIIPMLIGSGFTALLHVLVCWFLVFKIKLGIKGAALAINISNWVNVLLFTIYVRSSPACKKTWTGFSKEALHDILSFLKLAVPSAIMICLEYWSFEMIVLLAGLLPNPTLETSVLSISLNTCWLVYMVSVGLGGTLSTRVSNELGAGSPYGARLALRVMIIVALSEGTIIAITTILVRNVWGKLYSKEEDVLRYVAKMMLLLALSDFLDGFQCVLSGAARGCGWQKLCSFINLGAYYLVGIPSAVLFAFVFHFGGKGLWMGIICGLSVQVVALVIVNLRADWKKEANKAVRGAQRGGSVIVEEEEEL encoded by the exons ATGGAAgttgaaggagaagaaagaTCAGAAAACCATGGCTGGAGACCAAAATATTCTAAAGAAGCAAAAAAGCAACTACGGCTAGGAGGGCCTCTTATAGCAGTTAGTTTGTTGCAGTACAGCTTACAAATTGTATCAGTGATGTTCACTGGTCATTTAGGAGAGCTGCCTCTTTCTGGTGCTTCCTTGGGATCTTCCTTTGCTTCAGTCACTGGTCTCTATGTCCTG CTAGGTTTGGGAAGCGCATTAGAGACTCTATGTGGACAAGCCTATGGAGCAAAACAGTACCGCATGCTTGGTGTTCACACACAGCGAGCTATACTAACCCTCCTAGCCTTAAGCATTCCTCTAGCAATAATTTGGTATAATACAAGCACCATTCTCATACTTCTACACCAAAACCATGAAATAGCTACTGAAGCTGGAGTTTTCAATCGTTGGATGATCCCAAGCCTTTTTGCCTATGGTATTCTTCAATGCCTAAACAGGTttttacaaacacaaaacaacaTTATTCCTATGTTGATAGGCTCTGGATTCACAGCTTTGCTACACGTTCTTGTGTGTTGGTTTCTTGTGTTTAAAATCAAACTTGGGATTAAAGGAGCTGCCTTGGCAATTAACATTTCCAATTGGGTTAATGTGCTTTTGTTCACGATTTATGTAAGATCTTCTCCGGCTTGCAAGAAAACTTGGACTGGGTTTTCAAAAGAAGCCTTGCATGATATTCTCAGCTTCCTAAAGCTAGCAGTTCCTTCAGCAATTATGATATG CTTAGAATATTGGTCATTTGAAATGATTGTTCTCTTAGCGGGACTTCTCCCAAATCCAACACTGGAGACATCGGTGTTATCAATAAG CCTTAACACATGTTGGTTGGTTTATATGGTTTCTGTTGGTCTTGGTGGTACTTTAAG TACAAGAGTGTCAAATGAATTGGGTGCTGGGAGCCCATATGGTGCACGTTTGGCTCTTCGTGTGATGATCATAGTTGCTCTCTCAGAGGGTACAATAATAGCAATTACTACAATTTTGGTGCGCAATGTTTGGGGAAAGCTTTATAGCAAAGAGGAAGATGTTCTCAGATACGTTGCTAAAATGATGCTACTGCTTGCATTATCAGACTTCTTGGATGGATTCCAATGTGTTCTTTCAG GGGCTGCTAGAGGATGTGGGTGGCAAAAACTATGTTCATTTATAAATCTTGGTGCTTACTATCTTGTGGGAATTCCTTCTGCTGTGCTCTTTGCTTTCGTCTTCCATTTTGGAGGCAAA GGGCTTTGGATGGGCATCATATGTGGACTTTCTGTTCAAGTTGTGGCACTTGTTATAGTAAACTTACGAGCTGATTGGAAAAAAGAG GCAAATAAAGCTGTGCGTGGTGCTCAAAGAGGTGGCAGCGTAATTGTTGAGGAGGAAGAGGAACTATAG